The Cannabis sativa cultivar Pink pepper isolate KNU-18-1 chromosome 8, ASM2916894v1, whole genome shotgun sequence genomic interval TATTACCTTAGTATACTGTTCCCTTGATTGAGCAGCAATAACTGCAGGGTCCCCTTTTGGTTGCCTTAGTTCCCGAAACATTGCTTCCTGCAGGCTAAAATTGTGTCAAAAGACTCAAAACTACAAATGAAGTGACTATTCTGGAAGTTATTAGGATTTCAATAAGAACTTAATCAAAGCGATTTTTCGAAGGACAAAAAGATGGTAGAACAAAAGGCTCACAGTGCCTCCAGTTGCAGCCTTCGCAGCTCTATCCCACTTATCTTGCTCTCGCCTTGTTGGTGCTGGTCTCCATTTGGTCACCGTGCTAGCTTTAAACTGACAATCAATATTTTTCCATAGAATAAGATACATTTGAATATGCACAGCTGTAGCATAAACAAGTTAGACAATAGCAACTCACATAGGCAATGTACCTCAGTTGTAGGCTCTACTTGCAGCTCTATCTCACGCTTGGTAGGAGTTGTGAGTTCTTTACTCAAATCAACCTCCATACTGTTAAGAATGTCCAGAAAATCCATACAATACAAGTTAAGAAcactaaaaaatcaaaatcaaacatACAAAGATCTAAAAACATTCATGAATGACACTTGAAACTACTAGTTAGAACAAACCTGTCAAGAGGCATGACTCTGTTAATGCTGAGAAACCCAGAAGGCTTTTCCTATAATGCATTCAACCCATTTGATTACATAAAATccattaatttcacaaatgaaAAAAACCAAATAAGCCTCTTTTTTCAAACACTCTATTTGATAATATTAGGCAATAAAATCAATTCTTCTTCATCACTTAACAGTTACAAAAAGAGCAATTAAGAGTAAGAGTAAGAGACCTTAACAGGAGGTTGTTGAGGTGGAGAAGCAGAGTCATCAATCAATTTATTCATGCGACTCATGAAGTCTTTGTTCCATATAAACTCGTCAGATGTTATAGGGTCTTCTCCTTCACCTCCCCAGTACTTGCGAAGTTTAGTGGTGGTCGGTGGACCACCATACTCGCCCGGAGCCATCCCAGTGGACCATTTCACGGCCTTCTTCTTGGGCAAAATGACTTTGGTCTGTCGTGGGTCTGGCACAGCTGGGTTTGCAGAATCCGGAGAGATGGGTGTTGCTGATGAAGTAACTGTAATGCAATACTTGAGAACTGCCATCGTTGAACTTGATGAAGTAACTGTAATCCCACTACTACTTCTGTTAAAGTTGAAGATGAGCTTAGATTAGATATCTGGAAATATAAAAACCGAAACTTTAAACTAAATGCTCTTCTTTTGAATTACTTTTTCACATGGGTACTGATAATCTCATCTCAGTGATCAGAGAATATAAATAGACTTACAGTATATAGTGAAACGGAATTGGTCGTCTCCGATGAGTTAGTGAAGCAAGAAAGGCGAGGACTTGGCCGATAGAGAAGAGATTGAATAACGGAGATAGAGGGTGGGCGATGGGTGATGGAGAAAGAAAGCTGTGCTATGTAACACTCGTGTTCAACAATGCAAGATATTTTTCTctaattatttcttttctttttatgaaaccaattaataataaaaattcaccaaggtttctttaaatattttatttcgtgTGCTTTCTcgttcttaaatactttttagtGCCTTGTCTTTCTAGCATGACTTGAagcttatttttgtaatttctttgaGGTAAATTTTAATGATGATAGTTTCAGAATTATATTTAGAGTGTAAGACATAACTTGATAAAGTATTAAATTAGCTTTGAAACGCAAGTTGAATGCGTTAATTAGATCAAAATTAAATGAGTTGTGACtattttactaaaaatatttCATGACCCAACATTCAGGTTGACATcccagcgcccaagttgacatatgACGTCAACTTGGATGCTGGGTAAGTGAAAAAATATCACTGGAATGTACTTTAACatgcctaagtgatattttgacatcacttagtTTCTATGTTCTAACGAAGCTAGTCACCAATTTTCGAATATATTGTTGTTCTCTGGAAATGAAAGACTCAAAACTCTTCATTTCCAGGTGAGTTAAAAATGAGAAATGCAAAGTTGTTTATTTGACTTTTTGACTTCATATATCTTTGTCATTGTGAAAAACTAGACGGACAGTCGAAACAACATCAGATTTAGATAAGTTGAACCCAGCGCATTAGACTttttgtcaact includes:
- the LOC115701024 gene encoding protein CONSERVED ONLY IN THE GREEN LINEAGE 160, chloroplastic isoform X2, with amino-acid sequence MAVLKYCITVTSSATPISPDSANPAVPDPRQTKVILPKKKAVKWSTGMAPGEYGGPPTTTKLRKYWGGEGEDPITSDEFIWNKDFMSRMNKLIDDSASPPQQPPVKEKPSGFLSINRVMPLDSMEVDLSKELTTPTKREIELQVEPTTEFKASTVTKWRPAPTRREQDKWDRAAKAATGGTEAMFRELRQPKGDPAVIAAQSREQYTKLKNKLQILTVGVGGVGLASAYVSYSPEITASFGAGLIGSLVYMRMLGNTIDSMADGARGLIKGAIGQPRLLVPVVLVMLFNRWNGILVPEYGFMHLELIPMLVGFFTYKIATFIQAIEEAITVVQNDTST
- the LOC115701024 gene encoding protein CONSERVED ONLY IN THE GREEN LINEAGE 160, chloroplastic isoform X1; this translates as MAVLKYCITVTSSATPISPDSANPAVPDPRQTKVILPKKKAVKWSTGMAPGEYGGPPTTTKLRKYWGGEGEDPITSDEFIWNKDFMSRMNKLIDDSASPPQQPPVKEKPSGFLSINRVMPLDSMEVDLSKELTTPTKREIELQVEPTTEFKASTVTKWRPAPTRREQDKWDRAAKAATGGTEAMFRELRQPKGDPAVIAAQSREQYTKLKNKLQILTVGVGGVGLASAYVSYSPEITASFGAGLIGSLVYMRMLGNTIDSMADGARGLIKGAIGQPRLLVPVVLVMLFNRWNGLVSSIYMLFVGSWFMVYNHYLANWFHTFCCDIKMEQVITLVFSLQQFVFVV